Genomic DNA from Paenibacillus sp. MBLB1832:
ATTTGGATTGTTTCTCGTTGCGGGGCTCACGTTCGCAAGCAGTGTTTTTGCTGTCTTGCTTTATGCCAAAGCAACGGGAAAAGAGCCTGCCTTCTTCGCATCCAATCCAGTAGTCCTTGCTGCTGATCAACCTGTGGCAACGACGAAGGCGACTGTGAAACCAACACCAGCGCCTGCAACACCACAGATTAAGAAGTCAGCGATGCTGGATGTGCCTCTGATTGAACAGTTGCCTGAATTGCCTGCTGGCTGTGAGATCACAAGCTTAACGATGCTCTTGCAGTATTATGGCGTCAATAAATCAAAGATGGAGCTTGTGGCTGAAATGCCGCGAGATAACACGCCTGCGTCGTTGAATGCAGACGGTTCGATCGGGTATTGGGGAAATCCGAACACTGGTTTCGTTGGCGATGTGACACGCAAGCTAAGAGGATTCGGCATTTATCACGCAGGTTTATTCCCACTTCTTAAGCAATATGTTCCTACGGCTTTAGATCTGACGGGTAAAAGCTTTGAGTTGTACGAGAAGCAAATTGCAAACGGCATTCCTGTCATTGTTTGGACAACAATTGATTATAATAAACCGTATAAATGGGTAACCTGGGATACGCCGATTGGACCGATTCAGACGACTTATTCCGAGCACGCAGTCGTGCTTGTTGGCTATGATGAATCTAATGTGTATCTCAATGATCCTTTGAGTGGTACCAAGCAAGTGAAAGTGAGTAAAGCCCAATTTCTTGACAGTTGGTCAGAGATGGGGAAACAAGGCCTAACCTATATGAACAAATAGGAGAGCGATGAATATGACATTTCAGAATCCATCCAGGGAAGAAATCAAAGCGTTGCTAGCGCATTCAGGAAATATTGCTGTCGTCGGTTTATCAGACAAACCAGATCGCACGTCCTACATGGTTTCGGCAGCCATGCAAAGCCGAGGCTACCGAATTATCCCTGTTAATCCGAATGCAGATAAAATTCTCGGTGAGACTTGCTACGCTTCCTTATCAGATATTCCTGAACCTGTCGATATCGTCAATGTGTTTCGTCGGGCAGATCAAACTGTGCCAGTAGCGGAAGAAGCCGTTAAAATCGGGGCGAAAGTATTCTGGTTGCAGCTTGATATCTTGAACGAAGAAGCAGGGCGCATTGCCAGTGATGGGGGTTTGACTGTAATTATGGATCGGTGTATTAAGGTCGAAGACGCCATTTTGAATCCACGGAACAACTAGGTTGTACCTAATGAAGAAAACCGCTATTTGTTCGCTGATGAGGGCGACGAATAGCGGTTTTTGTATAGAATAAAGCTGATTTTGTTTTGACAAAAGGGCAAACAAGCTTTACGATTTGATAAGAGAATCTTATGATGAAGAGAATGAGACTCTTGAACTCGCTAAGGAGGTAGCATCCGTTTGAACTGGATGGGGAACTTACAACAGCTTGGCCGCTCATTAATGCTGCCTACCATTGCGCTACCTATTGCTGCTGTGCTGCTTCGTCTCGGTGACTTGCCTTGGGATGTCATTCATGCTTCTGGCTTTGGGGACATGCTATTGCTGGCTGGGAATACCATATTTGATTATTTACCTATCATTTTTGCCGTTGGTGTGGCATTGGGGCTAACAGAGAGTGCTGGCATCGCTGGATTATCGGCCATGTTGGGCTATTTTATGTTTACTCGACTGATCGAGCATGGAATAGGCCCGCAATTTCAACTAGGGGTTTCTGGCGGTATTCTGATCGGCTTGCTAGCTGCCATCATTTATCATCGCTGTAAAGAGATTAAGCTACCCGAATACATACAATTTTTCGGTGGACCGCGCATGGTTCCGCTGGTGATGGGGCTTTCAACGCTCATTGTTTCATATGTCATGATTGCAATTGGCCCCACGTTAGAGACGCTGATGAGCAAGATATCCAGCGGATTGCTTGGACTAGGCGGTTTCGGTGCATTCATCTATGGTATAGCTCATCGTTTGCTTGTACCATCGGGCCTACATCATATCCTGAACAACTTCTTTTGGTTTCAAGTCGGCGAATACCAATCACCTTCAGGCGATCAAGTGTATGGTGATCTGCCGCGCTACTTTGCGGGTGATCCCACTGCTGGCATGTATATGGCAGGCTTGTATCCCATCATGATGTTTGCTCTGCCTGCCATCGCTTTTGCGATCATTGGCGAAGCGAGGGAAGATTTAAAGCCGAAGATTAAGGCCACTTTCCTGACAGCGGCATTGGCATCTTTTTTAACAGGTGTTACAGAGCCGATCGAATTTGCTTTTCTTTTCGTAGCTCCGTATCTGTTTGTGATACATGCCATCCTGTCAGGTGCTGCGATGTGGATCGCTTATGAGTTGAATATCCACCATGGCTTCTCATACTCAGCGGGCGCGATCGATTACATCATCAACTTACACTTATCCCATAACGGTTTCTTGTTAATTCCGATTGGGTTGGTTTATGGACTACTGTATTATTTTCTATTTCGTTGGGCGATCCAGAAGTTCCAAATCCCTACACCAGGCAGGGAGGAAGGCTCTTCGTTGGAAGAGTGGGCGGGAGATATTCCGTATCGTTCCCCATTAATTTTGCAGGCACTTGGCGGCAAAGACAATATTAAGAAGATTGAAGCCTGCATTACCCGATTGCGACTTACGCTTGTTAATGATCGTTTGATGGACATCACGGCATTACGACACTTAGGAGCAGCAGGCGTCATACGTCTTGGAGGAGGCAATGTTCAAGTCGTGTTTGGAACATTTTCAGAGCTAATTCGCGAAGAGATTATGAAAGTTTTACGTAAAGATATTCATGTTGTGCTATTTACTTCACCGATGCAGGGCCGCATGATTCCGATCGAGGAAGTGCCTGATCGCATTTTTGCCTCCCGCTTAGTCGGGAATGGGGTTGCGTTTATTCCTGAAAAAGGAGAACTCGTTTCGCCTGTGGCAGGTAAAATCATGCACATTTATCCAACCATGCATGCGTTAGGGATTTTGACCGATGAAGGGCTTGAGGTACTGCTGCACATTGGTATCGATACGTCCAGTCTACCTGGGAAATGTTTCAATGCGGTAGTGAAGGAAGGCGATCGCGTGGAAGCAGGTCAGCTGCTCGTGAAATTTAATTATAACAAAGTGAAGAAATTCGCTTCTTCCTTGGCGACGCCGATGATTATTACGAATCCAGACATTGTGAAGTCATGGAGCTTTGCGCCATTTAAGCCTGTGAAGAAAGGTCAAGGCTCTGTTATGTCCGTAGTGCTGAAACCAACTAAATCCGAAGGGGGGACGAACGGATGATTAGAGGCGTAGGCGCATCATCAGGGATTGCGATGGGGAAAGCATTTGTCATTCCAACATGGGAGTGGGACTTTCCAGAGAAAATGATCGATGTCACCGATTTAGCGTATGAATTCGAGCGTTTATATGATGGCATCCGGTCTTCCAAGGATGAGTTGGAGCTCATCAAGCAAGAGATCAAAGAGGTTGTTGGGCAGGAGCAAGCGTATATTTTTGACGCGCATTTGGCTATTCTGGAAGATCCCATTTTCATGAATGAGATCCAAGGCATTATTGAATTGCAGTACAAAGCTGCTGAGGTTGCGGTTAAGGAAGTCATTGATAAATTCGTCGGGATGTTTAATCTAATCGATGATGAATACATGAAGGAAAGAGCGCTGGACATCAAAGATGTCGGCAATCGACTCCTCAAGCATCTATTAGGGGATACGAACACGACAGTGCCGCCCGTTGACCATCCATACATCCTTGTTGCCAAAGAACTGACGCCTTCACAGCTCGCCCATTTGGACCCATCGAACGTGTTGGGGCTGCTGACCATCTTAGGAGGTACGCATTCCCATGTATCGATCATGGCTAGGGCTATGTCCGTTCCTTATGTGTTAGGGCTGGAAGGCAAGCTGCTTCGACCTATTCAAAATGGCGATTTCCTCATTATCGATGGTCAAGAAGGCACGTTGTATATTAATCCGGATAAAATCACGATCGAACGCTACCAAGCACGTAAACAAAATTGGCTGGAATTCAAAGAAAGCTTGCAAGAGATTGCGGATGTTGCACCGTTGACCTTGGATAAGAGCTTGGTGAATTTGCATGCGAATATTAACTCTGTGATGGAAATTGATCAAGTGCTGCGCAATGGTGCCTCAGGCGTAGGCTTGTTCCGCACGGAATACGTATATATGGATCGCGATTCCTTGCCCAGCGAGGAGGAACAATTCGAGGTGTATCGCCACGCCGCGATTCAGCTCAAAGGTCGTCCAATCATCATTCGTACGCTTGATATTGGAGGCGACAAGAAGCTTGATTATATGCCGCTGGCCAAAGAAGATAATCCATTCTTAGGTTATAGAGCGATACGGATCTCGCTTGATCGTACGGATTTATTCATGACTCAGCTAAGAGCTATTCTAAGAGCAAGTCATTATGGCAATGTGAAAATTATGTATCCGATGATTACCTCATTGGGTGAAGTCCGTCGTGCTAAAGAGCTGCTTGAGAAAGCGAAAATGGATTTAAGCGCGCTTGGTATTCCGTTTAACGCCAATATTGAGGTGGGGCTTACCATTGAGGTACCAGCCGCGGCCATTATTGCGGACGTCCTTGCGAGGGAAGTGAATTTTATAAGTATTGGGACCAATGACCTTGTTCAGTATGTATTAGCAGTTGATCGCATGAATGAGAATATCGCGCACTTATATAATCCTTATCATCCAGCCGTTATTCGGCTGCTGAAGTCGGTTATTGATGCAGCGAAACGTGTAGGTATACCTGTAGGGGTATGTGGAGAGATGGCTGCCGATATTCGTGCACTTCCGATCTGGCTAGGTCTAGGTATAGAGGAGTTAAGCATTTCCGTTCAGACGCTGCTGCAAGTTAAACATCGCTTACTAAGCAGTGATTCTGCGGCATGCAAAGAGTTGGTGGACCGCATTTTACTGTGCGGCACAAGTGATGAAATCATTAACTTATTAGCGCAAACCGAACAAACTGAATCTATCATTGGAGGTAACTAGTATGGAATTAACAGGGCTTAAAGTGCTTGCTTTCGTTGATGAAGAATTTGAAGATTTGGAAATGTGGTATCCTGTGCTTCGCTTGCGTGAAGCGGGCGCCATTGTAGACATTGTAGGTCCAAAAGCCAAAACTGTTTACCACGGCAAATATGGGGTTCCCATTACAACAGATTTTGCTTTCGATGAAGTGAAATCGTCCGATTATATCGGTCTTTATGTTCCTGGCGGGTGGGCCCCTGACAAGCTTCGCCGTTATTCAGACGTGCTGCGTCTTACACAAGAGTTCCATGCGGATGTGAAGCCAATCGCGCAGATTTGCCATGCAGGGTGGGTTCTAATCTCGGCGAAAATCGTACAAGGCTACACGATGACTTCGACACCAGGCATTCGTGATGATCTTGAAAATGCGGGAGCTACTTGGCTGGATGAAGAAGTTGTCGTGGATCGAAATATCATTTCAGGGCGTCGACCGCCAGATCTTCCAGCGTTTTCCAAACGTTTTGTGGATGAACTTGTCACATTCAGCAAGGAAACAGGCAAAGTAACTCTTCCCTCCCAGAGGTGGCAAAAACTACTATGCTGAAAGCAGAAGGAAATCTGCCCCCATCGTAGAATATCATGTATACAGAAAAAGCAATGTACATGCCGCCTGCAAAGTAGAAGGAGTGTTAGAATGCAAAAGTATTGTAAGTGCGGACGCACGATGAACCTTCGTCTGCGTACGGTTATTTATCAGAGTAAAGTGGATATCGAGAATGTTCCAATCTACTCCTGTGAAGTTTGTGGACACAGTGAAGTTGTGCCGCATGTTAAGCCGGAGCTGACAGGGCTAATCGGTAGACTTGGGAGCAAGCCGGAGAAGCAGCAGTTCTTCTTCCATGAAGTGTCCGAAGTGGCCTTCTTGCTGCTGAAAGTAACAGAGAAAGAACGTATGAATGATTCGATGGAGAAAATTGTAGAGGAGCGAATTAATGAGCTATTGGACATCTTATTGCTAGCGCAATCGCTGGGAGATGAACCTTGGGCAGATGAAATTCGTAAGCGATTATCCCAAATCACACAAAGTGCAATTTCGACCTAACTTATATGCGCCAATCCGCATCTCAGGATTGGCCTTTATTGTTTTTGTGAAGTTTTGAAAACAAAATGAAAATAATTTTCAAAGCATTTTCATTTTGCATTGCAAGATGGATTAATTTGTCGTATCATAACGATAATATACTAGGTTCGCAGAATACTTGTGAAAATGGAGAGAGCAGCCGTGACCGTAACCATTTATGATGTAGCAAGAGAAGCAGGCGTATCCATGGCAACCGTTTCTCGGGTCGTTAATAACAACCCGAACGTGAAGCCGCAAACGCGTAAGAAAGTTTTTGAAGCGATCGAAAGACTAGGCTACCGCCCGAATGCAGTTGCAAGGGGCTTGGCTAGTAAAAAAACGACGACTGTCGGCGTAGTTATTCCCGATATTTCGAACTCCATTTTTGCTGAAGTTGCTCGTGGGATTGAAGACATTGCGAATATGTATCACTACAATATTATCCTGTGTAATGCCGATAAGAAGAAAGAAAAAGAAATTCGTGTTATTAATACGCTTCTTGAGAAGCAAGTGGACGGCTTGCTGTTCATGGGGGGCGTCGTGACGGAGGATCACATTCAAGCTTTCCGTACGTCATCGGTTCCAGTTGTCCTTTGCGGTACGAAAGATGAGAACCAAGCGATGCCGTCGGTGGATATCGATCATGAGAAAGCTGCTTTTGATGCGGTCAACGTGTTGATTGAAGCAGGACATCGTGACATTGCGATGATTTCTGGTACGCTGCAAGATCCAGCGAATGGCTTTGCGAGATATCAAGGCTACAAGCGTGCGCTTGAAACGGCGGGTATTCCAGTACGTGATGAATACGTGCGCATCGGAAATTACCGTTATGAGTCCAGTGTGGACGCGGTGAATTACTTCCTAGGGCTTTCACCAAGACCGACAGCCATTTTCTCGGCGACGGATGAAATGGCGATTGGTGCTATTCATACGATCCAAGATAATGGACTGCGCGTTCCTGAAGATGTTGCCGTCATTAGTGTAGATAACATCCGCATGGCGTCTATGGTTAGACCTACATTAACGACAGTGGCTCAACCGATGTATGATATCGGTGCTGTTTCGATGCGTTTGCTGACGAAGTTGATGAACAAAGAATCAACGGATAATATGCAAGTGATTTTACCGCACGAAATCATTAACCGTCATTCTGTTAAAGCTCAAGCGTAAGCAAAAAAATAAACCTCTAATCGTATGCTTCCCGAAGTGGAAGAGGCGGTAGAGGTTTTCTCATGTAGAAATGAAAGCGAGGATTAGACTTATGTCGTGGAACAAAATTGCTCTGATTGGGGCAATGAATGAAGAAATTGAGCTGCTTGTCGCCCACATGACCGATGTACGTGAAACCGTGAAAGCAGGTATTACGTTCCGTGAGGGAACTTATTTTGGTAAGGACGTTGTTGTATGCCGGACAGGTGTAGGTAAAGTAAATGCCGCGGTTACGACACAAATACTCATAGATCAATTCAAGGTTGAAGCGGTTATCTTTACAGGTGTGGCTGGGGCGCTGGCGCCTGAATTGAACATCGGTGATCTCGTTATTTCCACGGAATGCGTTCAGCACGATATGGATGTGACAGCACTGGGCTATGCAAAAGGTGTTATTCCTTACGAGGAGAACTCTGTTTTCGAAGCGGATCGCACGTTAGTTGAGCTGGCTGCTGTTGCAGGTGAGAAATTGTTCCCAGGGAAAGTGAAACAAGGGAGAGTTTTGTCTGGCGATCAATTCATCGCTAGCCGAGAGGTGGTAGCAGGCCTTCACCAAGAACTTAGCGGGGTTTGTGTGGAGATGGAAGGAGCCTCAGTCGCGCAGGTTTGCGGTATGAATGGAATTCCATACGTAGTCCTACGTTCGATGTCTGATAAAGCGGATGGCTCTGCGCATGTGAATTTCGCGGAGTTTACTGTTATCGCATCGGAGAATTCCTACAAGATGGTTGAAGAAATGATTAAACAGCTGTAATCCAACAATAAAGCTCAGCGTTGTTCGTCCGACGAATCGGTGAACCTCGCTGAGCTTTTTCTCATTTCAAATACAGCATCGCCAACTCTTTGGTATGGCGATTCTTCTCGGTAATGACGTCGCGCCTTGGAATCGGCGCCCAAGCCTCGACCGGGTCCATCCACGTCTCCACGAGCGGGACGGGGCTCTTGCTCTGCCAGGCGTCCAGCCACGCCTGGGGCAGCCTCAGCTGGGGCTCCGCCGCCAGCTGACCCAAGATCGCCTGCTCGCTCATCACGAGCCAGAGCAGGCTCCAAGCCCGTGGTACGACACGCCAGATGTCGTAACCGCCGCCTCCGAGCGCGACCCACCGCCCTTCGCACCATTGGTGCGCAAGGCTGTGGATGAGCTCGGGCATGGCCTTGTACACGCGCATAGAGCAGTGCACATGCGCGAGTGGGTCGAAGGCATGGGCATCGCACCCATGCTGCGAGATAATGACGTCTGGCTGGAAGCGGGCAATCAGCTCGGTGAGCACCTCGCCGAAGCATTCCAGCCAGGAGTCGTCTTCGGTGTAGGGCTCCACCGGAAGGTTCACGCTAGTTCCGAACGCATCGCCTTCGCCGCGTTCGTTCACGGCGCCTGTGCCGGGGAATAAATATTTCCCCGTCTCGTGAATGGAGAACGTGCCAACCCGCGGATCGGCATAGAAGCTCCACTGCACACCATCGCCATGATGGACATCCGTGTCGATGTACAGCACCTTCGCGCCGTATGCGGCTTTGGCATACGCGATGGCGGCGGAGGCGTCGTTGTAGACGCAGAAGCCTGCGCCTTTGCTCTGCAGGGCGTGATGCAGGCCTCCCCCTAAGTGGAGGGCGTGCGGCGCCTTGCCGGACATGACGAGCTCCGTCGCTGTGATGGAGCCTCCAGCTACCTTGGCTGTGATGTCGTGCATCCCCGGAAAGAAGGGGGTGTCGTCCGTGTCCAGGCCGAAGCGGGCGGCTTCGCGCACCCAACGTTCCTCAGGCGCCAAGGCGCTTAGTGCCTTAACCGCTTCAATATAGGCCGCGGAGTGGACGCGGAGCAGCTCTTCGTCGGTCGCGGAGCGAGAGGTCATCATGGCGCTGTCAGCAAGCGCGCCTGACTTGCGCAGCAGGTCTACCGTCATGATAAGTCGATCTTGGTTGAAGGGATGGGTATCATTGAATTTATATTGAATTTCTTGATCGTCATAAATAAACACAGGATACATTGACTTCGTATTCATTTCCAAATTCCCCCGAATTGGCTAACCATTTTTCAAATTTGAAGCAGGTAAGGCTTACTCCCCATGATCTTAATACATGAATCGCTGCTGGAAACGGACACGATCAAACTGCTCGATCGAAGAGATGGGAACCTGTTTGCCGATTCTCACCATCAGACAGTTCGCAGGATGCGAGCAAATCTCGGGATCATCTGTGGCGAACCAGACCATATCCACGCTTTTCATCAACTTTTCCATCATCTGACGATATTCCCAAACAGTTAATTTGCTGTTTTCCAGATCCCAATGCCAGTAATATTCCGTTGTGAAACAGATGACATTTTCCATTTGCTCGCTTTCAAAAGCGAGGCCAATCATTTTTTTGCCTAGACCCATAGATCTGTAATCATCTGCGACTTCAATCGCCCCGAGCTCTATTAAATCCTTCATATTTCCTTGAGACCAGCGCTCAATTTCGTCGGGATAATGAAAGGTGACATACCCGACGATCGTATCGCCGTCTCGAGCGAGAATAATGCGCCCCTCAGGCAATTCTGAAATTTCAATCAGTGCTTCCAACTGCTCTTTAGGGCGTCGGAACGCGTCAAGTTTACTGTGCATCGTGAGTTCCCGGAGCTGTTCAGCTGGGACAGGACCTTCGATGATGATGTTCGGCTGGTCATTTGCAGGACTTAGGAGCTGTGAGTGATAAATTTTGATATGCTGCATAACCTTAGCTCTCCTTTTAAAAAACAACATAATAAGCGTATCCTCTACTTGATGTCATAGTAACTATATACCAAAATTTTGACTCAAATCATAGTGAAACTTAAACGTAGGCGAAATTTTCTGATTATGCTATACTAGAATAGGTCAAAAATCGATCACATTTTGCTCGAATACATCAGTAAAATGAAGGCGAAATGAAAGCGGTTTATCTCGTGAGGAGGGTTTTACGTTTATGGATCCGATGAAAGATGAAATCATTAACTCAGTATCCCTTAATCCTAACATGGACAACTACGAACAAACACATGCGACATTTGATTGGACAGAGATCGAGAAAAGCTTTTCCTGGTACAAAACAGGCAAAGTGAATATGGCTTATGAAGCAATTGACCGCCATGCAGAAGGTGTTAAGAAGGACAAGATCGCGCTTTATTACAGCGATAGCACACGTGAGGAAGCGATTACTTTCGGTCAAATGAAAGAGCGTTCCAACCAATTTGGTAACGTGCTTCGCCGTCTTGGTGTAGGCAAAGGAGAGCGTGTATTCATTTTCATGCCTCGCACGCCAGAGTTGTATTACTCATTGCTGGGTACGCTCAAAGTCGGCGCTGTTGTAGGGCCGTTATTTGAAGCATTCATGGAAACAGCGGTCAAAGACCGTTTGGCTGATAGTGAAGCTGTTGCGATCATTACGACGCCTAGTCAGCTTTCACGCGTGCCTTATAGTGAATTGCCGCATTTGAAACATGTCATCCTCGTAGGCGAGAATATCGAGCTTGGCGAAGGTCAAGTAGATTACTATAAAGAAATGGCATCCGCATCAACGGAGTTAGAAATCGAATGGTTAGACCGTGAGGATGGCTTAATTATACATTATACCTCTGGATCAACAGGGAAACCAAAAGGCGTTTTCCATGTACAAAATGCAATGCTTCAGCACTACTACACGGGACAAATCGTGCTTGACTTGAAAGAAGACGACATTTACTGGTGTACAGCCGATCCAGGTTGGGTAACAGGAACTTCTTACGGGATTTTCGCGCCTTGGTTGAACGGGGCGACGAATGTCATCCGCGGCGGACGTTTCTCCCCGCAAGATTGGTACAACACGCTTCAGAAATATAAAGTAACAGTATGGTACAGTGCACCGACAGCGTTCCGTATGCTGATGGGAGCTGGCGACGATGTATCTGCAGGTTACGATTTGTCTGCACTTCGTCACGTATTGAGCGTAGGTGAGCCGCTTAACCCAGAAGTTGTTCGTTGGGGGATGAAAGTGTACAACCAACGCATCCATGATACTTGGTGGATGACGGAAACGGGTGGACAGTTGATTTGTAACTATCCTGCGATGGCTATTAAACCAGGTTCCATGGGTCGTCCGATTCCAGGTGTTGAAGCAGCCATTATTGACGATGCGGGCAACGTGTTGCCTCCGAATCGTATGGGGAATTTGGCCATCAAAACACCTTGGCCGTCCATGATGCGCAAAATTTGGAATAATCCTGCGAAATACGAAGAGTATTTCCGTTTGTCAGGCTGGTATGTATCTGGAGATTCCGCTTACCAGGACGAAGATGGTTATTTCTGGTTCCAAGGCCGTGTGGATGACGTGATTAACACAGCAGGTGAGCGCGTAGGTCCTTTTGAGGTCGAGAGCAAGCTTGTTGAGCATCCAGCTGTAGCGGAAGCAGGCGTAATTGGTAAGCCGGATCCGATGC
This window encodes:
- a CDS encoding glucose PTS transporter subunit IIA: MNWMGNLQQLGRSLMLPTIALPIAAVLLRLGDLPWDVIHASGFGDMLLLAGNTIFDYLPIIFAVGVALGLTESAGIAGLSAMLGYFMFTRLIEHGIGPQFQLGVSGGILIGLLAAIIYHRCKEIKLPEYIQFFGGPRMVPLVMGLSTLIVSYVMIAIGPTLETLMSKISSGLLGLGGFGAFIYGIAHRLLVPSGLHHILNNFFWFQVGEYQSPSGDQVYGDLPRYFAGDPTAGMYMAGLYPIMMFALPAIAFAIIGEAREDLKPKIKATFLTAALASFLTGVTEPIEFAFLFVAPYLFVIHAILSGAAMWIAYELNIHHGFSYSAGAIDYIINLHLSHNGFLLIPIGLVYGLLYYFLFRWAIQKFQIPTPGREEGSSLEEWAGDIPYRSPLILQALGGKDNIKKIEACITRLRLTLVNDRLMDITALRHLGAAGVIRLGGGNVQVVFGTFSELIREEIMKVLRKDIHVVLFTSPMQGRMIPIEEVPDRIFASRLVGNGVAFIPEKGELVSPVAGKIMHIYPTMHALGILTDEGLEVLLHIGIDTSSLPGKCFNAVVKEGDRVEAGQLLVKFNYNKVKKFASSLATPMIITNPDIVKSWSFAPFKPVKKGQGSVMSVVLKPTKSEGGTNG
- a CDS encoding type 1 glutamine amidotransferase domain-containing protein, coding for MELTGLKVLAFVDEEFEDLEMWYPVLRLREAGAIVDIVGPKAKTVYHGKYGVPITTDFAFDEVKSSDYIGLYVPGGWAPDKLRRYSDVLRLTQEFHADVKPIAQICHAGWVLISAKIVQGYTMTSTPGIRDDLENAGATWLDEEVVVDRNIISGRRPPDLPAFSKRFVDELVTFSKETGKVTLPSQRWQKLLC
- a CDS encoding acetoin utilization protein AcuC, with product MNTKSMYPVFIYDDQEIQYKFNDTHPFNQDRLIMTVDLLRKSGALADSAMMTSRSATDEELLRVHSAAYIEAVKALSALAPEERWVREAARFGLDTDDTPFFPGMHDITAKVAGGSITATELVMSGKAPHALHLGGGLHHALQSKGAGFCVYNDASAAIAYAKAAYGAKVLYIDTDVHHGDGVQWSFYADPRVGTFSIHETGKYLFPGTGAVNERGEGDAFGTSVNLPVEPYTEDDSWLECFGEVLTELIARFQPDVIISQHGCDAHAFDPLAHVHCSMRVYKAMPELIHSLAHQWCEGRWVALGGGGYDIWRVVPRAWSLLWLVMSEQAILGQLAAEPQLRLPQAWLDAWQSKSPVPLVETWMDPVEAWAPIPRRDVITEKNRHTKELAMLYLK
- a CDS encoding CoA-binding protein translates to MTFQNPSREEIKALLAHSGNIAVVGLSDKPDRTSYMVSAAMQSRGYRIIPVNPNADKILGETCYASLSDIPEPVDIVNVFRRADQTVPVAEEAVKIGAKVFWLQLDILNEEAGRIASDGGLTVIMDRCIKVEDAILNPRNN
- the ptsP gene encoding phosphoenolpyruvate--protein phosphotransferase — encoded protein: MIRGVGASSGIAMGKAFVIPTWEWDFPEKMIDVTDLAYEFERLYDGIRSSKDELELIKQEIKEVVGQEQAYIFDAHLAILEDPIFMNEIQGIIELQYKAAEVAVKEVIDKFVGMFNLIDDEYMKERALDIKDVGNRLLKHLLGDTNTTVPPVDHPYILVAKELTPSQLAHLDPSNVLGLLTILGGTHSHVSIMARAMSVPYVLGLEGKLLRPIQNGDFLIIDGQEGTLYINPDKITIERYQARKQNWLEFKESLQEIADVAPLTLDKSLVNLHANINSVMEIDQVLRNGASGVGLFRTEYVYMDRDSLPSEEEQFEVYRHAAIQLKGRPIIIRTLDIGGDKKLDYMPLAKEDNPFLGYRAIRISLDRTDLFMTQLRAILRASHYGNVKIMYPMITSLGEVRRAKELLEKAKMDLSALGIPFNANIEVGLTIEVPAAAIIADVLAREVNFISIGTNDLVQYVLAVDRMNENIAHLYNPYHPAVIRLLKSVIDAAKRVGIPVGVCGEMAADIRALPIWLGLGIEELSISVQTLLQVKHRLLSSDSAACKELVDRILLCGTSDEIINLLAQTEQTESIIGGN
- a CDS encoding GNAT family N-acetyltransferase: MQHIKIYHSQLLSPANDQPNIIIEGPVPAEQLRELTMHSKLDAFRRPKEQLEALIEISELPEGRIILARDGDTIVGYVTFHYPDEIERWSQGNMKDLIELGAIEVADDYRSMGLGKKMIGLAFESEQMENVICFTTEYYWHWDLENSKLTVWEYRQMMEKLMKSVDMVWFATDDPEICSHPANCLMVRIGKQVPISSIEQFDRVRFQQRFMY
- the acsA gene encoding acetate--CoA ligase, which produces MDPMKDEIINSVSLNPNMDNYEQTHATFDWTEIEKSFSWYKTGKVNMAYEAIDRHAEGVKKDKIALYYSDSTREEAITFGQMKERSNQFGNVLRRLGVGKGERVFIFMPRTPELYYSLLGTLKVGAVVGPLFEAFMETAVKDRLADSEAVAIITTPSQLSRVPYSELPHLKHVILVGENIELGEGQVDYYKEMASASTELEIEWLDREDGLIIHYTSGSTGKPKGVFHVQNAMLQHYYTGQIVLDLKEDDIYWCTADPGWVTGTSYGIFAPWLNGATNVIRGGRFSPQDWYNTLQKYKVTVWYSAPTAFRMLMGAGDDVSAGYDLSALRHVLSVGEPLNPEVVRWGMKVYNQRIHDTWWMTETGGQLICNYPAMAIKPGSMGRPIPGVEAAIIDDAGNVLPPNRMGNLAIKTPWPSMMRKIWNNPAKYEEYFRLSGWYVSGDSAYQDEDGYFWFQGRVDDVINTAGERVGPFEVESKLVEHPAVAEAGVIGKPDPMRGEIIKAFIALREGFVPSDELKAEISKFVKEGLSAHAAPREIEFKDKLPKTRSGKIMRRVLKAWELNLPTGDLSTIED
- a CDS encoding C39 family peptidase; the encoded protein is MRIIWQGLKVTFGLFLVAGLTFASSVFAVLLYAKATGKEPAFFASNPVVLAADQPVATTKATVKPTPAPATPQIKKSAMLDVPLIEQLPELPAGCEITSLTMLLQYYGVNKSKMELVAEMPRDNTPASLNADGSIGYWGNPNTGFVGDVTRKLRGFGIYHAGLFPLLKQYVPTALDLTGKSFELYEKQIANGIPVIVWTTIDYNKPYKWVTWDTPIGPIQTTYSEHAVVLVGYDESNVYLNDPLSGTKQVKVSKAQFLDSWSEMGKQGLTYMNK
- a CDS encoding 5'-methylthioadenosine/adenosylhomocysteine nucleosidase, with amino-acid sequence MSWNKIALIGAMNEEIELLVAHMTDVRETVKAGITFREGTYFGKDVVVCRTGVGKVNAAVTTQILIDQFKVEAVIFTGVAGALAPELNIGDLVISTECVQHDMDVTALGYAKGVIPYEENSVFEADRTLVELAAVAGEKLFPGKVKQGRVLSGDQFIASREVVAGLHQELSGVCVEMEGASVAQVCGMNGIPYVVLRSMSDKADGSAHVNFAEFTVIASENSYKMVEEMIKQL
- the ccpA gene encoding catabolite control protein A, which translates into the protein MTVTIYDVAREAGVSMATVSRVVNNNPNVKPQTRKKVFEAIERLGYRPNAVARGLASKKTTTVGVVIPDISNSIFAEVARGIEDIANMYHYNIILCNADKKKEKEIRVINTLLEKQVDGLLFMGGVVTEDHIQAFRTSSVPVVLCGTKDENQAMPSVDIDHEKAAFDAVNVLIEAGHRDIAMISGTLQDPANGFARYQGYKRALETAGIPVRDEYVRIGNYRYESSVDAVNYFLGLSPRPTAIFSATDEMAIGAIHTIQDNGLRVPEDVAVISVDNIRMASMVRPTLTTVAQPMYDIGAVSMRLLTKLMNKESTDNMQVILPHEIINRHSVKAQA